A region from the uncultured Ilyobacter sp. genome encodes:
- the hisC gene encoding histidinol-phosphate transaminase: MDRIILREEIENIRGYIPGRSIEEVKEEYGLTEIVKLASNENPMPPSTKVLEAIQKAAMDINIYPDALGDALRKRISEKYGVEADNIVVGNGGMEVILAMAGTIISKGDEIIMPATTFPGFGLKSSLLGGKLVKVPLKKYDFDLDKMLESITEKTKVIYICNPNNPTGKIIPKDKLKEFIDMVPKNIVVFIDEAYYYYGKKSSAYLDSVELLQNRENIIVLRSFSKSSGLAGLRVGFGLTNKKLAENFRKALGPFTVNKLAQAAAITALDDEEYLEKTVELNYTSLGIMEDFFKKNNLEYIESNANFIFVNVKQHSKIVFHELMKRGVIVRPGFQWGWDNWIRVSTGTEKQTHTFIEKLKEIL; encoded by the coding sequence ATGGATAGAATCATTTTGAGAGAAGAGATTGAAAATATAAGGGGTTATATTCCCGGCAGATCAATAGAGGAAGTTAAAGAGGAGTACGGTTTAACTGAAATTGTTAAACTCGCTTCAAATGAAAATCCTATGCCTCCATCAACAAAGGTGCTAGAAGCTATCCAAAAGGCCGCTATGGATATAAATATTTATCCAGATGCACTTGGAGATGCCCTAAGGAAGAGAATATCTGAAAAATACGGTGTAGAAGCTGATAATATTGTTGTGGGGAACGGTGGAATGGAAGTTATACTAGCCATGGCAGGGACAATAATCAGTAAAGGCGACGAAATCATAATGCCTGCAACAACATTTCCAGGATTTGGATTAAAATCTAGTTTACTCGGTGGTAAATTAGTCAAAGTACCTTTAAAAAAATATGACTTTGATTTAGATAAAATGCTTGAATCTATAACGGAAAAAACAAAGGTAATATATATTTGTAACCCAAATAATCCGACGGGAAAAATTATCCCAAAAGATAAACTAAAAGAATTTATTGATATGGTACCCAAAAATATAGTTGTATTTATCGATGAAGCTTATTACTATTATGGGAAAAAAAGTTCTGCATATTTAGATTCAGTAGAACTCCTCCAAAACAGAGAAAACATTATTGTATTGAGAAGTTTTTCAAAATCTTCAGGGCTTGCCGGGTTAAGAGTAGGATTTGGACTTACAAATAAAAAACTTGCAGAAAATTTCAGAAAAGCACTTGGACCTTTTACTGTTAATAAATTGGCCCAGGCAGCTGCCATAACTGCTTTAGATGATGAAGAATACTTAGAAAAAACAGTTGAATTGAATTATACATCCTTAGGAATAATGGAAGATTTTTTCAAAAAAAATAATCTCGAATATATCGAATCCAATGCCAATTTTATATTTGTAAATGTGAAGCAACATTCAAAAATAGTTTTTCATGAACTTATGAAAAGAGGAGTTATAGTAAGGCCTGGATTCCAGTGGGGATGGGATAATTGGATTAGAGTGAGTACGGGAACGGAAAAACAAACTCATACATTTATCGAAAAATTAAAAGAGATTTTATAA
- a CDS encoding D-isomer specific 2-hydroxyacid dehydrogenase family protein, with protein MKIIAFVVRDDEIKPFDKFSKKLNIQVVLNKEILTLENIDNIKGYDGVSITAKCKLDKEILNKFKEYGVKFITTRTIGYDNVDIDYAKKLGIKFSNVSYSPNSVGEFTVMSILNLLKKLPYSITKMGSNDFTLSGLQGKELKSQTVGIIGTGKIGQSVIKSLSGFRCKIIGYDPYPCEDMKDLIDYVSYEELISTSDVISLHLPLTKENYNMFNKETFEKMKDEALIVNNARGGLINTKDMIFALENKKISGVAIDVIEHEAEFFRRDFSSKELSHEELKTLKVMPNVQVTAHHAFFTKEVVSDIVEGSLENLKSLYATGISENAVC; from the coding sequence ATGAAAATAATAGCTTTTGTTGTAAGAGATGATGAAATAAAGCCCTTTGATAAATTCTCTAAAAAACTTAATATTCAGGTAGTTTTAAACAAAGAGATATTAACCCTTGAAAATATTGACAATATAAAGGGCTATGACGGAGTCTCTATAACTGCAAAATGTAAACTTGATAAAGAAATTTTAAATAAATTTAAAGAGTATGGAGTTAAATTTATTACAACCAGAACAATTGGATATGATAATGTAGATATAGATTATGCCAAAAAATTAGGCATAAAATTTAGCAATGTTTCCTATTCACCTAATTCAGTAGGAGAATTTACAGTGATGTCCATATTAAATCTTTTAAAAAAATTACCATATTCAATAACAAAAATGGGCTCTAATGATTTCACCCTGTCTGGCTTACAGGGAAAGGAACTAAAAAGTCAGACAGTGGGAATAATTGGAACCGGTAAAATAGGTCAAAGTGTAATTAAGAGTCTTAGTGGTTTCAGATGTAAGATTATTGGCTACGACCCCTACCCGTGTGAAGATATGAAAGATTTGATTGATTATGTAAGCTATGAGGAGTTAATTTCTACCTCTGACGTTATAAGTCTGCATCTGCCTCTGACAAAAGAAAATTATAATATGTTCAACAAAGAAACTTTTGAAAAAATGAAAGATGAAGCTTTAATTGTAAATAATGCCAGGGGAGGTCTTATAAACACAAAGGATATGATTTTTGCCCTTGAAAATAAAAAAATTTCAGGAGTTGCAATAGATGTAATTGAACACGAAGCCGAGTTTTTTAGGAGGGATTTTTCTTCAAAAGAATTATCACATGAAGAATTGAAAACGCTGAAGGTTATGCCCAACGTGCAGGTTACAGCACATCATGCTTTTTTTACAAAAGAAGTTGTTTCAGATATTGTAGAGGGTTCTCTTGAAAATCTAAAATCACTATATGCAACAGGGATTTCAGAAAATGCAGTATGCTAA
- the thrS gene encoding threonine--tRNA ligase → MMVKITLPSGDIKEFDHAPNMFEVAKSISNSLAKKAIAAKINGEYVDMKYIADKDVAVELVTPDTEEGEEVIRHSAAHLMAQAVIRLFPGTKVAIGPAIENGYYYDFDPKEQFTEEDLVKIEAEMKKIVKEDIKVERIEMSREDAIKHFEELGENYKVEIIRDIAKGEMLSFYKQGEFMDLCRGPHVPSTKYIKAFKLKSLAGAYWRGDSKNKMLQRIYGFAFSDEKKLKAHLKFLEEAEKRDHRKIGKELGLFFMSEYGPGFPFFMPKGMVIRNILIDLWRREHTKAGYEQIMTPIMLNKELWETSGHWYNYRENMYTSEIDETEFAIKPMNCPGGVLAYKQEMHSYKDLPIRAGELGTVHRHEFSGALHGLMRVRSFTQDDAHIFMTPEQIEDEIIGVIELIDKFYSGLFGFEYNIELSTKPEKAIGSDEIWEKAESALEGAMKRLGKEYKVNPGDGAFYGPKLDFKIKDAIGRTWQCGTIQLDFNLPDRFDINYIGEDGEKHRPVMIHRVVYGSIERFIGILIEHYAGAFPLWIAPTQVKILTINDEVVPYAKEIMAELQEEEIRTELDSRTESIGYKIREANGKFKIPVQVILGKEEVANREVNVRRFGSKDQESMKLDDFVKMIKEESKIKFYENR, encoded by the coding sequence ATTATGGTGAAGATAACACTTCCAAGTGGAGATATAAAAGAATTTGACCATGCTCCAAATATGTTTGAAGTTGCCAAGAGTATAAGTAATTCCCTTGCAAAAAAGGCAATTGCAGCTAAGATAAATGGGGAATATGTGGACATGAAATATATCGCAGATAAAGATGTAGCAGTAGAGCTTGTGACTCCAGATACAGAAGAGGGAGAAGAGGTAATAAGACACTCTGCGGCCCACCTTATGGCTCAGGCTGTTATAAGACTTTTTCCAGGAACAAAGGTAGCTATCGGACCTGCAATAGAAAACGGGTATTATTATGATTTTGACCCTAAGGAGCAGTTTACAGAGGAAGATCTTGTGAAAATCGAAGCTGAAATGAAAAAAATCGTCAAAGAAGATATAAAAGTCGAAAGAATCGAGATGTCTAGAGAGGATGCTATAAAGCATTTTGAGGAACTAGGAGAAAACTATAAGGTGGAGATAATAAGGGATATTGCCAAGGGAGAGATGCTTTCTTTTTATAAGCAGGGAGAATTCATGGACCTTTGCAGAGGGCCTCACGTACCTTCTACAAAATATATAAAGGCATTTAAACTAAAATCTCTAGCAGGAGCATACTGGAGAGGCGACTCTAAAAATAAAATGCTTCAGAGAATCTACGGATTTGCATTTTCTGATGAAAAGAAGCTAAAGGCTCACCTGAAATTTCTAGAGGAAGCTGAAAAAAGAGACCACAGAAAAATAGGAAAAGAACTTGGACTGTTTTTCATGAGTGAATATGGTCCGGGCTTCCCTTTCTTTATGCCAAAAGGTATGGTTATAAGAAACATTTTGATAGACCTTTGGAGGAGAGAGCATACTAAGGCGGGATATGAGCAGATAATGACTCCTATCATGCTTAATAAAGAGTTGTGGGAAACATCTGGTCACTGGTACAACTACAGAGAGAATATGTATACTTCAGAGATAGACGAAACTGAATTTGCCATAAAACCAATGAACTGCCCAGGAGGAGTCCTTGCATATAAGCAGGAGATGCATTCTTACAAGGATCTGCCAATAAGAGCAGGGGAGTTAGGGACAGTTCACAGGCATGAGTTCTCTGGGGCACTTCACGGCCTTATGAGGGTAAGGTCATTTACTCAGGACGATGCACATATATTTATGACACCTGAGCAGATAGAAGATGAGATTATAGGGGTAATAGAACTTATAGACAAATTTTACAGTGGTTTATTTGGATTTGAATACAACATAGAGCTTTCTACAAAGCCTGAAAAAGCAATAGGGTCTGATGAAATATGGGAAAAGGCAGAATCTGCACTAGAAGGTGCCATGAAAAGACTAGGAAAAGAGTACAAGGTTAATCCTGGAGACGGTGCATTCTATGGTCCGAAGTTAGACTTTAAAATCAAGGATGCAATCGGCAGAACTTGGCAGTGTGGAACTATCCAGCTAGACTTCAATCTTCCAGACAGATTTGATATAAACTATATCGGGGAAGACGGAGAAAAGCACAGACCGGTAATGATACACAGGGTTGTCTATGGTTCTATAGAAAGGTTTATAGGGATACTTATAGAGCATTATGCAGGGGCCTTCCCTCTATGGATAGCACCTACCCAGGTAAAAATTCTTACAATAAACGATGAGGTAGTGCCATATGCCAAAGAGATAATGGCTGAGCTTCAAGAGGAAGAGATAAGGACAGAACTAGACAGCAGAACAGAAAGTATAGGATACAAAATAAGGGAAGCCAATGGAAAGTTTAAGATCCCTGTACAGGTAATCCTAGGAAAAGAAGAGGTTGCCAACAGAGAGGTAAACGTAAGAAGATTCGGGTCTAAAGATCAGGAATCTATGAAATTAGATGACTTTGTGAAGATGATAAAAGAGGAATCTAAAATCAAATTTTATGAAAACAGATAA